In the genome of Anas platyrhynchos isolate ZD024472 breed Pekin duck chromosome 21, IASCAAS_PekinDuck_T2T, whole genome shotgun sequence, one region contains:
- the KCNS1 gene encoding delayed-rectifier potassium channel regulatory subunit KCNS1 isoform X2, whose protein sequence is MVNKTLTYWGPGFEEDVININVGGLRRRLSSSALSKFPDTRLGRLLSCDSEESILQLCDDYDVSAREFYFDRNPGFFLYVLHFYQTGKLHVMEELCVFSFCQEIEYWGINEFFLDSCCSYRYHERKLEGRHHNWDEESEVSSVDTSPDEISDINHELLRYSTLRCGNARKRLWLTMENPGYSIPSKLFSFVSISVVLVSIATMCIHSMPEYQEADEAGNVLDEAVLHKLEYFCISWFTFEVSSRLLLSPNPKKFFKHPLNLIDIVSVLPFYFTLLVDLTMGSDSELGNLGKVVQVFRLMRIFRVLKLARHSTGLRSLGATLKHSYREVGILLLYLAVGVSVFSGVAYTAEKEEDVGFDTIPACWWWGTVSMTTVGYGDVVPVTVAGKLAASGCILGGILVVALPITIIFNKFSHFYRKQKALEAAVRNSEKKDPEDTESCSSHDRDSEALSETSLGRGSPDRRGLTPGVLPAP, encoded by the exons ATGGTCAACAAGACCTTAACCTACTGGGGTCCCGGCTTCGAGGAGGACGTTATCAACATCAACGTGGGGGGGCTGAGGCGGCGGCTCAGCTCCAGCGCCCTCTCCAAGTTCCCCGACACCCGCCTGGGGCGCCTGCTGTCCTGCGACTCGGAGGAGTCCATCCTGCAGCTCTGCGATGACTACGACGTGAGCGCCAGGGAGTTCTACTTCGACCGAAACCCCGGCTTCTTCCTCTACGTGCTGCACTTCTACCAGACGGGGAAGCTGCACGTCATGGAGGAGCTCTGCGTCTTCTCCTTCTGCCAGGAGATCGAGTACTGGGGCATCAACGAGTTCTTCCTGGACTCCTGCTGCAGCTACCGCTACCACGAGCGCAAGCTGGAGGGCCGGCACCACAACTGGGACGAGGAGAGCGAGGTGAGCAGCGTGGACACGTCCCCAGATGAGATCTCCGACATCAACCACGAGCTGCTGCGCTACAGCACGCTGCGCTGCGGCAACGCGCGCAAGCGCCTCTGGCTCACCATGGAGAACCCCGGCTACTCCATCCCCAGCAAGCTCTTCAGCTTCGTGTCCATCAGCGTGGTGCTGGTCTCCATCGCCACCATGTGCATCCACAGCATGCCCGAGTACCAGGAGGCGGACGAGGCCGGCAACGTGCTCGACGAAGCCGTCCTGCACAAACTGGAGTATTTCTGCATCTCCTGGTTCACCTTCGAGGTGTCCTCCCGCCTCCTGCTCTCCCCCAACCCCAAGAAGTTCTTCAAGCACCCCCTGAACCTGATCGACATCGTCTCAGTGCTGCCCTTCTACTTCACCCTCttggtggacctgaccatgggcAGCGACTCGGAGCTGGGCAACCTGGGCAAGGTGGTGCAGGTCTTTCGGCTCATGAGGATATTCCGGGTGCTGAAGCTGGCTCGGCACTCCACAGGGCTGAGGTCGCTGGGGGCCACCTTGAAG CACAGCTACCGGGAGGTGGGCATCCTGCTGCTCTACCTGGCCGTGGGGGTCTCCGTCTTCTCCGGCGTGGCCTACACCGCGGAGAAGGAGGAGGACGTCGGCTTCGACACCATCCCGGCGTGCTGGTGGTGGGGCACGGTCAGCATGACCACGGTGGGCTACGGCGACGTGGTGCCCGTCACGGTGGCGGGCAAGCTGGCCGCCTCGGGCTGCATCCTGGGGGGCATCCTGGTGGTGGCACTGCCCATCACCATCATCTTCAACAAGTTCTCCCACTTCTACCGCAAGCAGAAGGCGCTGGAGGCTGCCGTGAGGAACAGCGAGAAGAAAGACCCCGAGGACAcagagagctgctccagccacGACCGGGACTCGGAGGCGCTGAGCGAAACCTCcctgggcagaggcagccccGACCGCCGCGGTCTGACCCCCGGCGTCCTGCCCGCCCCCTGA
- the KCNS1 gene encoding delayed-rectifier potassium channel regulatory subunit KCNS1 isoform X1 yields MGIPGTVSPPQSCPSRPQHAADGWGHPPGCQMPPWIPPALPRSHGHPSWGLPQQPAASTLARLGGAGPRAHGDRVLRAGLQARDKSFPPLHVSNGSSETSPTTPRREASPSCGPAPALLIMVNKTLTYWGPGFEEDVININVGGLRRRLSSSALSKFPDTRLGRLLSCDSEESILQLCDDYDVSAREFYFDRNPGFFLYVLHFYQTGKLHVMEELCVFSFCQEIEYWGINEFFLDSCCSYRYHERKLEGRHHNWDEESEVSSVDTSPDEISDINHELLRYSTLRCGNARKRLWLTMENPGYSIPSKLFSFVSISVVLVSIATMCIHSMPEYQEADEAGNVLDEAVLHKLEYFCISWFTFEVSSRLLLSPNPKKFFKHPLNLIDIVSVLPFYFTLLVDLTMGSDSELGNLGKVVQVFRLMRIFRVLKLARHSTGLRSLGATLKHSYREVGILLLYLAVGVSVFSGVAYTAEKEEDVGFDTIPACWWWGTVSMTTVGYGDVVPVTVAGKLAASGCILGGILVVALPITIIFNKFSHFYRKQKALEAAVRNSEKKDPEDTESCSSHDRDSEALSETSLGRGSPDRRGLTPGVLPAP; encoded by the exons ATGGGCATCCCAGGGACAGTGTCACCTCCCCAGTCCTGCCCCAGCCGCCCCCAGCACGCAGCCGatggatggggacacccccCGGGATGTCAGATGCCCCCCTGgatccccccagccctgccccgatCCCACGGGCATCCCAGCTGGGGCTtgccccagcagcctgcagccagcaccctgGCACGCCTGGGAGGTGCAGGGCCACGAGCCCATGGTGACAGGGTGCTtcgggctgggctgcaggcaagggacaaaagctttcctcctctgcACGTTTCTAATGGCTCCTCTGAGACCAGCCCCACGACTCCCCGCCGGGAAGCCTCGCCGAGCT GTGGACCAGCCCCCGCTCTGCTGATCATGGTCAACAAGACCTTAACCTACTGGGGTCCCGGCTTCGAGGAGGACGTTATCAACATCAACGTGGGGGGGCTGAGGCGGCGGCTCAGCTCCAGCGCCCTCTCCAAGTTCCCCGACACCCGCCTGGGGCGCCTGCTGTCCTGCGACTCGGAGGAGTCCATCCTGCAGCTCTGCGATGACTACGACGTGAGCGCCAGGGAGTTCTACTTCGACCGAAACCCCGGCTTCTTCCTCTACGTGCTGCACTTCTACCAGACGGGGAAGCTGCACGTCATGGAGGAGCTCTGCGTCTTCTCCTTCTGCCAGGAGATCGAGTACTGGGGCATCAACGAGTTCTTCCTGGACTCCTGCTGCAGCTACCGCTACCACGAGCGCAAGCTGGAGGGCCGGCACCACAACTGGGACGAGGAGAGCGAGGTGAGCAGCGTGGACACGTCCCCAGATGAGATCTCCGACATCAACCACGAGCTGCTGCGCTACAGCACGCTGCGCTGCGGCAACGCGCGCAAGCGCCTCTGGCTCACCATGGAGAACCCCGGCTACTCCATCCCCAGCAAGCTCTTCAGCTTCGTGTCCATCAGCGTGGTGCTGGTCTCCATCGCCACCATGTGCATCCACAGCATGCCCGAGTACCAGGAGGCGGACGAGGCCGGCAACGTGCTCGACGAAGCCGTCCTGCACAAACTGGAGTATTTCTGCATCTCCTGGTTCACCTTCGAGGTGTCCTCCCGCCTCCTGCTCTCCCCCAACCCCAAGAAGTTCTTCAAGCACCCCCTGAACCTGATCGACATCGTCTCAGTGCTGCCCTTCTACTTCACCCTCttggtggacctgaccatgggcAGCGACTCGGAGCTGGGCAACCTGGGCAAGGTGGTGCAGGTCTTTCGGCTCATGAGGATATTCCGGGTGCTGAAGCTGGCTCGGCACTCCACAGGGCTGAGGTCGCTGGGGGCCACCTTGAAG CACAGCTACCGGGAGGTGGGCATCCTGCTGCTCTACCTGGCCGTGGGGGTCTCCGTCTTCTCCGGCGTGGCCTACACCGCGGAGAAGGAGGAGGACGTCGGCTTCGACACCATCCCGGCGTGCTGGTGGTGGGGCACGGTCAGCATGACCACGGTGGGCTACGGCGACGTGGTGCCCGTCACGGTGGCGGGCAAGCTGGCCGCCTCGGGCTGCATCCTGGGGGGCATCCTGGTGGTGGCACTGCCCATCACCATCATCTTCAACAAGTTCTCCCACTTCTACCGCAAGCAGAAGGCGCTGGAGGCTGCCGTGAGGAACAGCGAGAAGAAAGACCCCGAGGACAcagagagctgctccagccacGACCGGGACTCGGAGGCGCTGAGCGAAACCTCcctgggcagaggcagccccGACCGCCGCGGTCTGACCCCCGGCGTCCTGCCCGCCCCCTGA